ACTCCAAATGAGATAAAGACAGCAGGGGCAGGTTTATAAAAATAAACAGCATCATTGCCGTTTTCAGATGGATAATAGCGGATTACATCACCCAGTCCCGGCTCTCTGTATTTCGGCTTCCATTTGTCTCTCATCATAAGCAGCAGTGAGACAGCAATCATGAATAACCCAAAATAAAGAGAGAAAGAATCCAAATTTAAATACTTATTAAGATAAGCGCCTAATAAACCTCCGGGACCGCTTCCGATAAAAAAGATCCATCCGCTTTTATAATCTACTTTTTTAACCTTTATATAAGCAAGCGTTGAGGATAAGCCAGTGAAAATGACAACAAGCAATGAAGTTCCGACCGCCGTCTGCGGAGTTACGTTTTCAAAAACCGTAAAAAAGGCAGAAGAAAACAGCATAGCCGGAACAACAATAATGCCTCCCCCAAGACCCACTAAACTCCCGATCGTACCAGCAATAAAACCGATCA
The window above is part of the Metabacillus dongyingensis genome. Proteins encoded here:
- a CDS encoding sulfite exporter TauE/SafE family protein, which gives rise to MEWLFLVLIGFIAGTIGSLVGLGGGIIVVPAMLFSSAFFTVFENVTPQTAVGTSLLVVIFTGLSSTLAYIKVKKVDYKSGWIFFIGSGPGGLLGAYLNKYLNLDSFSLYFGLFMIAVSLLLMMRDKWKPKYREPGLGDVIRYYPSENGNDAVYFYKPAPAVFISFGVGFISGLFGIGGGVLMVPAMVLLFLFPPHIAVATSMFIIFLSGLSSSVMHIALGNVNWLFALALIPGAWAGGKAGAMIATKLSGKTVINLLRLVLILAGLKLIYEGIF